The following DNA comes from Capsicum annuum cultivar UCD-10X-F1 chromosome 7, UCD10Xv1.1, whole genome shotgun sequence.
ATGCACCTAATTGTTTCACAAAATCAAGGCCTTTGTTTGATATATCTAGTGATATGTACCCTTATTCATTGGATTCAACAAAGGtaatacaacaaaacaatacggtCATCGAGGAATAAGAAACAACATATAGTAACAGAAATCGAAGGAAAAAAAACTACTTGAGCAATACTACgactactaaccttctaccctaatccgtgtCCTCCACACACCCCTTTCTAAATCCTAAGATGACCCAGACACcacaattatcaaaaaaaaaaaactaaataatcaAAGCTCATATATGACCATAAAGACAACTACTACCTATTAACCTTCTAACCTGATCCGTATCCTCCACACACCCCTATCTAAACCCTAAGCTGGCCCAGACACCACGattataagaaaacaaaaaactaaatagTCAAAGCTCAAATATGACCATAAAGACACCATTTTTAATCAATACCAAGCTATTCATCaagaatttctcaattttcaagaTTTCACCTTTATctcaaaaagaacaaaaaaaaagagattcaaattcaagattttaccTGAATAGAAGCTACCCCACTATCCATAACAGGAACAGGAAGCCACCAATTGGAATACTCATATCCCCAATTCATAGTCATATTAGCATAAGCACCAGAGACACTAATAACAATACCAGTATCACCAGCTTTAACAGTAGAAGAAATTACATGAATTTTATTAATACTAAGATTTGAAATAAGAATATTAACTGTACCAATAAGAGCAATATGCTTTGATTTCTCAATTTTAGGTAAGTCAAGTGGAACTAATGAAGTTTCAGCCATTTGTACTAGAAATTGTTTGATAAAATCAAGGCCTTTATttgatatatcaaatgaaatgtaGCCTTGTTCATTGGAATTAACATGTGTAGTTGAAAAATTAAGGAGTAGAgatagaaaaaggtaaaaagaaacTGAGCCTGAGCCTGAGCCTGCCatggactatttttttttttttttatttttttttgggcaGACTCAGtagatttgatgaatttttgagatagGTTAGGGTAGAGGTGAAGATTATAGAgtgaattttgtgattttgaaGAAATGTTTTGGAATGTCAATGTCAACGTGGGAGATTAtatatttgggtttttttcttttctttttttttaggggAATTTCGATTTAAAGCGATTGTTCAATTAAGTGAGGTTACGTTTTTAAAATTAGATGGAAggattaattttttctttttagttttttcgtTTCAATAACTTCTTTTAATTTGTCGAATAACTTTTGATAGTTGTTCGATAATTTTGTGAAGTTGTTCAATAACTATGAAAATTGTTCGATAACTGTCTTAAGTTGTTTGATAACTATCAAAATTGTTCGACAACTGAGCGAAGTTATTGAGATAACTAATGCAGTTGCAGTTGTTCAGGGCCTTAATTTTTGTAAAAGGGATAAGTTGTAGACCCACTTTTCCCTTTTTAGAATTGCAAACTCGGAGGGTTTTCTgcctcatttttctctttttttttttttttatgattggaAATTGAAAGTAAAAGGTTAGTTGTAGTAATTAATTGTGTTACCGCCAAAGCATGTGGTGCTCGATGAATTCGAGTCCTGGATATAGAAAAAGTATTTTTCTCAAATGATATCTTACGTGGTACGAATTCAGATTAGTCGGGATTCGAATTTTGagtatgaaaaaattcttggtaAATCGAATTTCAATACAGGTACCGGACATCGAATGGaaccaaacaaaaaaattgtGTTTGTTTAGCTATGGAGTCGTATCTTTGGGAAAGTTTAGCATAAGGTAAGGTCTAATTATCAAATTCCATCTCCGTTTCATTTTAATTGGGATAATCGAACaatatctttaaagaaaatatttagtaacagtttattttattaaattaattttattaattgtattttaaaaatataaatttgagtgttatatattttttacacTATTGTGGTGAGACTCTTTCACGGGCACTATGCATAGCAGGCGGACTgccttttaaattttatatgtacATTGGCTGTCCTTTACGCTTTATATAGTCACTTAATGAAATTAGGAAAGAGGGACGACTCTTTTTAATGACAAATATAGTGATACTTGAATAATTGTTGCTCCACCGTTTTAATTTGTTGGACCTATTTTAATTTGAATGGAGTCTAAAATAGTAacgaacttttgaatcttgtattcttaaattaaatatatatatcataatattttttaatctggTGGTTTTAGACATATAAAGAGACATTCGTTTTTAcatgaattgaaaaattaagtaggtcaaacaatttaaaatattgaaagtaaTAGTTTTTGAAATTAACTTTGCATTACCGATACAATAAAAATTGGCTCTGTATATTTGAAAAGAAGGAATTGTAGTATttcctccgtcccaaattttctaatttgatttctcattttccttgcttttttcattaatcaataagagacaatatttttttttcaagttttaccctttgtattaattactttttcttcaaattaaaatgtatacATCATTTGATAGGGGTACTAttgtaaactagccatgttattaattatttttcttaattaatgtatcatctcaatttgggacggataatttgatGGAGGAAGTGTATAATAAATTTCCTTAATCTGGAGCGAATTTCAGAAACTCTATTATGAATAACTTTTATTGCTACTTACGCACGATTAAGCTTGTCACGTTGCAAAGTAAGTGTAATATACTAATCTTTTAATGAATAATAAGTCTTAATAACTTGTAAGCTATATCCAATCAGTGGTGGAGCTACCTTTTGCTCCAGGTTATCTGAACCCCTTTCGACggaaaattattttgttttatactatttttatatggtaaaaattattttttatgcatatataatagatgttgaaccgCCTTCGATTtgttcgtatatttacttctgaagcCCTTTCAATGAAAATCCTATCCAATAGCTAGATTTAGAATTGGTTGTTAGAAATATAACCAACATTTAtactttttcttatttgtttttttttgaaacttttaacGTGTGAAACTCAAGAATTTTAACTCAGCTTTAGCTATAAAGGTTCAATTAAGCTCAGCAGCAGTTCCTGTTTTAACAACTGTTTGTTTTCGTAATCATAACTGTGAGTTAATAGTCTGCAAGGGAAGTAATCAGGTGTTTCATTTTAGGACAGTAATTGACAAAACTCTTTCGTGTATTAATGGCTACGTGTACGACTTCTTTTCAGTCTCTTACCTTTGTTTCATTTTCTAAGAATAGTATATTCCGAGCGTCAAGGACATAATACTACATAGAAAGAAGCGAAGGATGTTGGTGATGTGCAGTATTTCATTATGATAATCTTGTTTGTTTCTTGTTCCTACACTAAGACTTTTCTAGACTGTTTTTGTCTTAAGCCGGAGGCCTACTGAGAACAGCCTCTCTCTCACCACTCGGGTAGTGATTTGGACTGCGTACACTACCCGAGAGGTGTAGTGTATTCCGAGAGAGAAGATTCCTTGGCTTCTTACCgtttgaatagaaaaaaaataatcttttcatATCTCTAATGTGTAAAAATAAAGATCTTGTCAAAAGATCGTAAAACAAAAACGAAAAAATGTTAAAAGTCAGAAAACTATTTCTTCCAATTCAAGCCAACATATCACCATTCTTCATCTAACCTACCTAATGGTGCACAGATACAGCCTGTGGAAATGGTAAAAGAAACTTGGCCTACAAACAATTTACACCAAATTGAACATTATAACCATACAAAATGTGCACGTTTTTATGCAACACAGCCCGAAATACATTTAATGCAACATCGAACCAAGAAAAATTTACTGTTGCACCAAAGTCCAGACGTAACAAGACGATGAAAATAGAGTCCTCGACTTCAGTTGTACAACTCCTTTACAGGAGAGTGAAGCTGCCTCATAATTTGCAACTCTCACTTCAATGTCCCATTCTATTACACACACCACCATTACAAGGAAAAAAAACAATATGGGATTTCAAAATCGGCTACATGTATTTAGATCCTCGGTAATCTTAGAAACCCCAACAATGGTACCATTCTTTCTGTAAACAAAGAAACCTTTCTACCAAAACGAATCATGCGAGAGCATCTCCTGTGTGCGCTCTTCACAACCATATTGTCAACAATATGGGTATATTGATGGCAAAAATTGAATCGTTTACGTGGTCCTACAGGAAGTAATCTGGTGGAGGCTTTTTAGCAGGTGCTCCTCTTGAATCCTGCATTGCACAAAAATTATACAAATGTAAAACTGTGGGGAAGAGTCTCACGCGGACATAATGGTATACAAGTAACAGAACGCCTGTCTCAGCCCATACTGGTAAAGAACAATGTATATATTAAAAAGTAGGTAAAGAACAACATATATTTTTCTCCACTGGCATGCCTATCACCAGATCATTAACTTCATTCTTCTTTTGATAAGAAAGaaagacaacaacaacatcatacccaATGTATTTCTACAAAATGGGGTccggggagggtaaagtgtacgcagtccataccactacctcagatgaagtagaggttgtttccgatagacccccgactcaggcCAAATAttagtataacaaacaaaaaacataaaaataaacaacaaaatgggataacacacagctagataataaaagaaacaagatatctacagagtaatactataaactatcttaTTCGAAATCACAAATATCATCGGAACActaagaacaagaaactacaagcaTAGAATCAAACAAAGCACTCCTCACTACTATTACGGACACACTCCTACCCAgtagccctctaccctaattcgcgttctccacaccttcctatcaaggggaATGCCCTCCCTAAGCTGTAAccgctccatgtcatgcctaatcacctccctccaatatttcttcagcctatCTCTACTCCGcccaaaaccatccatagccagcctCTCACCCTCACCCCCTATAGTGGAGCATCCGTGCATTTCCTCATCACGTGCCCATAACTTCGTTCTCTATCTATAACTTCATATAAATAGCCTTTTTCCTTAGGTTATAGGTTATAGGTTATATGCACAACTGAAGATCTTGCCAGAGATGATTTTCTGCAAACCCAGCGTATGTACTTGACTGAATCTTTTCTTTGATGAAAATGTATTTGGTTGAATCTTGAAGAAGTTGAAATGATTGTTCTCGCAGAAATTTTCGAGAAGTATCAGCTATTCATGCTTCAAGATTAATTATAGTGCTAAATGTGTCTGAAGACTTGAGGTGTTTAAGATTGAGGTTAAAATGCGTTCTACGGTGCTTACTTAAGGTGGATATGTCAACACTCGTAGCTATTTCATAGTTGAGATTTTGAGTAATGCAATCCCGGTATCCCACATTAACTGACTAAAACTTAAGTGGGCTCAGTGACATGGGTATTAAATAGGAAATGAAGTTTTCCATTTTCTGTGATAGGAAATAAAGTTTCTCATACATAAGAGACAGGTTGACAATGAAGTTAGGTTTTTGATGGTCTAAGCTATCTAAAGCTAGAACCTAAGGCCGACCCTATTGGGGAATTTGAACTTTCATTAATAATAAGAGTTGGTTCAATGTAACATTTTCGGTAATGTGATATTCAGAAGGTATTGCTAGAGGGTTAAAAAGGTCCTTTCATGAAATGGGGGACACATTTGTTGGACATCCTGGATGGACATTGGAATAGCGTGTCATGAGGTTTTCTGTGTTCTTCCAATAGTTCCAATTTCCTAATTAGTAGATTCTATTTAGTCAGTCGCAGTATTTCGATGCCCTGTACATTGCCACTTCTAGGTGCACTGCATTTTGTTGTGTTAATAAATGCCTCACTAATGAAAGAAATATATGGGATGAAAAGGTGTGTAATTTCTCTTTAACAATTGCAAGAGAAAATAGCATATTGGTAAATTAATAACATATTCCTCATTCACCAACATGACAAACTAGAAAGAAGTCGGTTTATATGTACATACCTGAGGAGCAGCTTCAAACACACGGAACTGCTTAGTAAGATTCTCGTCTAGCTCAAGAATCGCTGCAACATTACCACATCTGCAATGTATTGGAATGAACACATTATTTCACTCCAAAATACTTGAAACAAAGATACCTCTGataaaagaaagaggaagatcGACAGTTAAGAAAGAACAAACCGCAAACTAATCCTGTAACTTAACCGACCTGTAACAGTAATTCGGAGCAGACCAGACTGTAACTATCTGATTATTGAACATCCATTTATATCCTTCCATTACCAACTGATGTGCACGGCATATGTAGTCTATGCTATTAGTATGGTTAAATGAAGTGACAACACTGCCACCAAAAAGGAAACCTGCACCACGAGGACTCAATCCCCATCCATCAACGATATCCTCTGGATCTGACCATAGTAGGTCACACATGGCACCCTCATGAGGAACTTCTTGCTTCCGATCAATAGTTCGAATCTGAGATAGACATGATGATGTCAATGCATTCTACATGTAAAAGTTCAAGCAATGGAGTCGGAGACTAGTTCCGAACCTGGTCTAATGTAGATATTGTAGGAGAGAGACCACCATGAACAGAGAATATCTTATTCTCAATGAGAGCAGATAAGCTGTATTATGATCAAAACAAGTAATACAAGTTTAGTGGGTTCAAGTCACCAAGGAAACAAAAGGCAGAGCTCTGAAGAGAAAAGAAGTTTAGTACTACCGATTGTAAATGTACCACAACTAGTTCACCCAGTTGCACATGGACACTGCTGGAACGAGAAAAGAGGACATGCAGGATACCAATATCAGAAGTTTCTCAAGTATGTCATGCAAGCGGAGGGGTCTCCGTGGCAGACAAGATGACGGAATCAAGgctgagatggttcgggcatatGAAGAGGAAGTGTGAGAATGCGCCGGTAAGGAGGTATAAGAGGTTGGATGTAGCAGGAGTTAGGAGAGGTAGACATTGGCCAAAGAAGAACTGGGGAAGGTGATTAGACAGGACGTGGCAAGACTTCAGTTGACTGAgaacatgaccttagataggaaggtatCAAGATCGAGGAGTAGGTAGGATTAGAAGGCAGCTGAGTGTTATTGCTCGTCGTTAGGGAGGGCTAGGAGGTTAGCCTCCTCTTCTCCTTCTAGTAGTATTATTTAGAAGGCAGCTGAGTGTTATTGCTCGTCGTTAGGGAGAGCTAGGAGGTTAACCTCCTCTTCTCctcttgagccggaggtctatcggaaacagcctctctacttcttcggaggtagcggtatggactgcgtacattttaccctccccagaccccaccccactttgtgggaatacactgggtttgttgttgttgttgttgtatagttTCTTATCCGACAGTATGTATCACTATTTGTTGCTTCAGTTGTTTTGCATCTTGTTATTTTACTGTCTTATTTTCTTACAATCCCACATCATATACTTCTATTTTGAGCCGAGAGTCAACCAAAAACAGCCTCTTTACCCCataaaggtaggggtaaggtctacgtACATCCTACTGTACTCtttccagaccccacttgtgggattacactgggtatgttgttgttgacatGCAAGCGGACAGTGCAATGATGACACATAGGAACCATTTTGTGCCAAACTAGAGAGCAGTGGATCTAATATAAACGCATCAGACATATCAAGTTGATTCCCCAATTTTAGACGTCACTAGAATAAAGTAGCAAACCTTAAGTAGTCAAATATATCCGTGCAATATCTCCAAACATTTACTGAACCATACTTCCGTAGGCACTCATCATAGAATCCATATACCTGGAAATTTTGAAGAGAAAATaagattataaaataaattataagctGTAGAGGTAGAGAAAATGAAGGACCAACCTGTGTGATCTGGCGGCTCTCATGGTTACCTCTGATAAGAGTTATCCGATCTGGATATCTCACCTGATTATGCATTGacaattattttcttcttttggatAATGACGCATCACCAATTAATTAGAAGGAAAAAGGCAACATACTGAGTAACAAACATGAATATGGAAATAAACTCTAGGATATGCAACTCAACAAAGAAAGGCACAAAGAATATTAGCACATTGTCGCAGagtattttaacaaaaaatggaCGAGCCAGTTATTTTCCAAAGCAACAACAATTTAGGACAAAGCACAGACAAGTGGACATCTGCAACAAAAGGcaaagatgaagaaatggggGAACCATGCACAAAACCAACAAGCTAGGTAATGAACAACATGTGTCGGAGAAGGTACTGATGCAACTTTATTACAAATTCAAGAAGCAAGCTGACAGATCACATCTTCATGTGTCGGGgtttcttaaagttgataacgATCTAACAAGTTGTAATGTCAATTTTTCCTTCAAAAAGCAACTGAGATATTTTTTGCTTACTGGTTGAAAAAATCAAAGGCAATATCGCTATATAGCTTATTCTCCTtgtgaccaagaattcaaaggtCTCAATGTGGCGAAGATGTACAACAAAAGCAAGCACATTTAGTTACCCTAACGTGAAAGTTCAAATGAGTCCAATTCAACTATTTTGTatccaaccaaaataaattccACTTCTATTCCATTACAATTTAGAAAAAAACATGAAGCAAACACAGGCTGGAATGTTTAATCTCCGATTACACAGTCTACGCAGCAGTAGTGTACTGAGATGCTACTTGTTTCGGAACATATCTTTTATGGAGGAAACAAAAAACTTGAGGGCGTAGAAATATCTATATTACCAACTTTCAACAGTAATGCTATAGCATGTGGGTTCAAGAATAATGTCTAAACAATAAGACAAAAGTTGcaagaatatgtatatcaacctGATATCACGGGAAatgacagaaacataaaatacctTAAGAGCTAGTAGAAGAAGAAATGTCTCAACGGAGTAAAATCCTCTATCAACAAAATCTCCGAGAAACAAGTAATTTGTCTTCGGACAATCACCTCCCACTTTGAATAGCTCTTTCATGTCATAAAATTGGCCATGGATATCACCACATATCTACAAGCACAAGAAAATAAGAGCTGAACCAGATTTCAAGCAATATCAGAACGTAGATAAGTGGAACTCGCCCAAAAAAATACCAAGCAGACATAGCACATAAGAATATCATCTGCAAATGATAAGGCCAAATAGCGAATTAAATGGATAAGAGTTTAGGCATAATCCGTTCCCTCCCGTAGCTTTTGCAATTTCACAAGTCCATATTACACATTTCAATATATCTTCCAAGAGACTCCACAATCTAATGCAATCTATTGGTGATTGTCATTCATCCGGAGAAAATTCTCTACACTCATATTATGCTTCTTTCTTTCTAGACATTCTGGACCCTCACCAAAATCATGAGCCTGCTAACTCCAACAGGTGTGATGTAATATTTTCAGCCATAAACCCAGGATGCACCCTAGTAACCAGCAACAACGATAACAACTAAGCCTCAAATCAGAGCCAATGATACTTTCTTAATTTTCAAGACCGTCTATGCACAAATGACCGTATTAATAAGTTTAGGCTATACTTCATCCCCCAAAAAAGTAGTGTTTAGACTATGAAACAACGAAACCTTCATAATTTTGTGTTAATGAAACGACTAAGAATATTCTATTAATATTCTATACAATACCTGTAACATATCTTGGTCAAGCTAACACAATCTTGGTCCTATTAATAAAAATCTTGATTTATCAAAAAGATAACATTTACACAACAATCCTAAAAACATAAAATGACTCTTAACTATCACCTTCAATATGATGAAGCAACTCATGTTTGCAAATCAAGATTGGAAAGCCaagtcaaatacatcaagaaagtTGCTGTTGCCACAGCATTCATTTGATACTGTCACCAAATTTGTGAAGGTGAAATGAAACTGAATTCACATTACCCGGCCTGAAATAATATTGACTGGATCATGATGCCACCATGAATACAAGAGTCGTGGCTAAACTTGAAATATCATGCAGCCAGTTTAATCAAATCGCTGACAAAACAAATACGACTAATTGGACCATATCATTGCAATCCACAGTGCTAACTAGGCAATAATAACACGGGCTGCTTGGGCAATGACACGTTGTAGCATTGACTTGGCGAGATGGAGTCCTGGCTCTACAAGTTCAGCTGACATGGACTAATAATATCAGCCCTCAACAGATAGGTTTAACTGACGAGTGTCACCAATCCTAGATAATGGATGACACATGAGACGTGTGCTACAGATGCACCAATGAAATGAACTTTCTGTTTTCACATCTGATTGCACCCAAAATAGTTTTAAGGCTGAGATGGTCTTTGTTGTCTTCATCTCAATGACACAAACTCCTGATTTCATAGTTAGGTAGACTGAGGAAACACCAACGATAAATACAAAAACGATGTGATGTCAATGAAACAGTAACCTAAAAGAAGGTATGGTGCCAAAACAGTAATGACAAATAGACAGGAATATTAACACTGTGGAGAAAACTTCGGCCAACTGTGTAGCATGACGTAGGCAGAAGTTATATCCCTACCTCTTTTGAGGAATTTCTTTTTTAGGAAAAGAAGTTATATCTCTACTATAGAGATAATAATAGATGGTAGGTAGAATTCGTATTGAATCGAGAGCAGAACAACTTATAATGGAGCTCCTTATATAGAGTTTTGCCACTGAAAAATTAAGGTACCTTCCTAATAAA
Coding sequences within:
- the LOC107878763 gene encoding serine/threonine-protein phosphatase PP-X isozyme 2, whose translation is MSDLDKQIEQLKRCEPLKESEVKALCLKAMEILVEESNVQRVDAPVTICGDIHGQFYDMKELFKVGGDCPKTNYLFLGDFVDRGFYSVETFLLLLALKVRYPDRITLIRGNHESRQITQVYGFYDECLRKYGSVNVWRYCTDIFDYLSLSALIENKIFSVHGGLSPTISTLDQIRTIDRKQEVPHEGAMCDLLWSDPEDIVDGWGLSPRGAGFLFGGSVVTSFNHTNSIDYICRAHQLVMEGYKWMFNNQIVTVWSAPNYCYRCGNVAAILELDENLTKQFRVFEAAPQDSRGAPAKKPPPDYFL